Proteins encoded within one genomic window of Oryza glaberrima chromosome 12, OglaRS2, whole genome shotgun sequence:
- the LOC127756429 gene encoding uncharacterized protein LOC127756429, whose translation MQIAIEGRRQATKQVEVLTDRVDQLQQELNEMKQLMLVVQGSNSHHGSYSQNPTNLRREQEFGGNEEQDHHNSEGDFASAENHDSNDDGTIGARRQVPAPRISAQSNYSTALGGKPSHHDPEFKAGVDVILYDILTSSPVAKATIVSTHPYSMVGQAPLGKNYCEVLIDIVLKRNAVLPRPYDDIGTMAEAHMTCIAWPYVKVIS comes from the exons ATGCAGATTGCAATTGAAGGTCGTCGGCAAGCAACCAAGCAAGTTGAAGTCCTAACAGATCGTGTAGACCAACTGCAGCAAGAACTAAATGAGATGAAGCAATTGATGCTTGTAGTACAGGGATCTAACTCGCATCATGGATCATattctcaaaatcccact AATTTAAGGCGTGAACAAGAATTTGGTGGCAATGAAGAACAAGATCATCATAACTCTGAGGGTGACTTTGCCTCGGCAGAGAATCATGATTCAAATGATGATGGAACCATTGGTGCTCGTAGGCAAGTTCCAGCCCCAAGAATAAGTGCACAAAGTAATTACTCTACTGCATTGGGTGGAAAACCATCTCATCATGATCCTGAGTTTAAG GCTGGAGTAGATGTAATACTGTATGATATTCTTACATCTAGTCCTGTTGCTAAGGCAACAATTGTGTCAACGCACCCGTACTCGATGGTGGGACAAGCCCCTCTTGGTAAGAATTATTGTGAGGTTCTCATTGATATTGTGCTCAAAAGGAATGCTGTGCTACCACGTCCATATGATGATATTGGGACTATGGCTGAAGCTCACATGACGTGCATTGCATGGCCATATGTAAAGGTAATATCCTAA
- the LOC127758221 gene encoding sodium/hydrogen exchanger 8 isoform X1, whose amino-acid sequence MDNPEAEPDDAVLFVGVSLVLGIASRHLLRGTRVPYTVALLVLGVALGSLEFGTKHGLGKLGAGIRIWANINPDLLLAVFLPALLFESSFSMEIHQIKKCMAQMVLLAGPGVLISTFFLGSALKLTFPYNWNWKTSLLLGGLLSATDPVAVVALLKELGASKKLSTIIEGESLMNDGTAIVVYQLFYRMVLGRTFDAGSIIKFLSEVSLGAVALGLAFGIASVLWLGFIFNDTIIEIALTLAVSYIAFFTAQDALEVSGVLTVMTLGMFYAAFAKTAFKGDSQQSLHHFWEMVAYIANTLIFILSGVVIADGVLENNVHFERHGASWGFLLLLYVFVQISRILVVVILYPLLRHFGYGLDLKEATILVWAGLRGAVALSLSLSVKRASDAVQTHLKPVDGTMFVFFTGGIVFLTLIFNGSTTQFLLHLLGMDRLAATKLRILNYTKYEMLNKALEAFGDLRDDEELGPPADWVTVKKYITCLNDLDDEPVHPHAVSDRNDRMHTMNLRDIRVRLLNGVQAAYWGMLEEGRITQATANILMRSVDEAMDLVPTQELCDWKGLRSNVHFPNYYRFLQMSRLPRRLITYFTVERLESGCYICAAFLRAHRIARRQLHDFLGDSEVARIVIDESNAEGEEARKFLEDVRVTFPQVLRVLKTRQVTYSVLTHLSEYIQNLQKTGLLEEKEMAHLDDALQTDLKKFKRNPPLVKMPRVSDLLNTHPLVGALPAAMRDPLLNSTKETVKGHGTILYREGSRPTGIWLVSIGVVKWTSQRLSSRHSLDPILSHGSTLGLFEVLIGKPYICDMITDSVVHCFFIEAEKIEQLRQSDPSIEIFLWQESALVVARLLLPMMFEKMATHELRVLITERSTMNIYIKGEEIELEQNFIGILLEGFLKTKNQTLITPPGLLLPPNADLNLFGLESSAINRIDYCYTAPSYQVEARARILFVEIGRPEIEADLQRSASLISQTLELPRTQSKEHSGLLSWPESFRKSRGAQNGASLTEIRDHPASFSARALQLSMYGSMINDMKSGQGQGQRRQRHRHTKASSNKAHSSSYPRVPSRSSNTQRPLLSVQSEGANMTTARQAAAAGAFLPPEPEEAGRRRRRQRKAIEEDEDNSSDESAGEEVIVIVDSPSMLTFRQPSSAADR is encoded by the exons ATGGACAATCCCGAGGCGGAGCCTGATGACGCGGTGCTCTTCGTGGGGGTCTCCCTCGTCCTCGGCATCGCctcccgccacctcctccgggGCACCCGCGTCCCCTACACCGTCGCCCTCCTCGTCCTCGGCGTCGCCCTCGGATCGCTCG AATTTGGCACAAAACATGGCCTGGGCAAACTCGGAGCCGGCATTCGTATCT GGGCTAACATTAATCCTGATCTTCTTCTGGCTGTTTTTCTACCCGCTCTTCTTTTTGAAAGTTCCTTTTCCATGGAAATACACCAAATCAAG AAATGTATGGCACAAATGGTGTTACTTGCTGGACCTGGTGTGCTAATATCAACCTTTTTCCTAGGCTCTGCTCTAAAG CTCACTTTTCCATACAACTGGAACTGGAAAACATCATTGTTGCTTGGTGGATTGCTTAGTGCAACTGACCCcgttgctgttgttgcactgCTAAAAGAACTTGGCGCAAGTAAAAAGCTTAGTACCATAATTGAGGGAGAATCCTTAATGAATGATGG GACTGCTATTGTTGTGTATCAGTTATTCTATAGGATGGTGCTTGGAAGAACTTTCGATGCAGGATCAATAATAAAATTCTTGTCAGAAGTTTCACTTGGAGC TGTTGCTCTGGGCCTTGCTTTTGGAATTGCATCAGTACTGTGGCTGGGCTTTATTTTTAATGATACAATCATAGAGATCGCGCTTACTCTTGCTGTCAGCTACATTGCTTTCTTCACT GCACAAGATGCACTGGAGGTCTCTGGTGTTTTGACCGTCATGACACTGGGAAT GTTCTATGCCGCTTTTGCAAAAACTGCTTTTAAGGGTGACAGTCAGCAAAGCTTGCATCATTTCTG GGAAATGGTTGCTTATATAGCAAACACACTTATATTTATACTGAG TGGGGTTGTTATTGCAGATGGAGTACTAGAAAATAATGTCCATTTCGAGAGGCACG GTGCTTCATGGGGCTTCCTTCTTCTGCTCTATGTATTTGTGCAAATTTCTCGGATATTAGTTGTTGTTATTTTGTATCCATTGTTGCGCCACTTTGGGTATGGTTTGGACTTGAAAGAAGCCACAATTCTTGTTTGGGCGGGACTGCGAGGGGCTGTTGCTCTGTCTCTATCATTATCTGTTAAG CGTGCTAGTGATGCAGTTCAGACCCATCTGAAACCAGTTGACGGAACAATG TTTGTGTTCTTCACTGGTGGCATCGTGTTTTTGACATTGATTTTTAATGGTTCTACTACACAATTTTTGTTGCATCTACTTGGAATGGACAGATTAGCAGCAACAAAG CTTCGCATATTGAATTATACAAAATATGAAATGCTAAACAAGGCATTGGAGGCTTTTGGTGATCTTAGGGATGATGAGGAACTTGGTCCTCCTGCTGATTGGGTTACTGTAAAGAAATATATCACATGCTTGAACGACTTGGACGATGAGCCTGTGCATCCTCATGCTGTTTCTGACAGAAATGATCGCATGCATACCATGAACTTAAGGGACATCCGTGTGCGGCTTCTAAATG GTGTCCAAGCTGCTTACTGGGGAATGCTTGAAGAAGGACGAATAACTCAAGCCACTGcaaatattttaatgagatcGGTTGATGAAGCTATGGATCTTGTTCCTACCCAAGAATTATGTGACTGGAAGGGTTTGCGGTCCAATGTCCATTTTCCAAATTACTATAGGTTCCTTCAAATGAGCAGGTTGCCACGAAGGCTTATCACTTACTTCACAGTAGAAAGACTGGAGTCAGGATGTTACATCTGTGCTGCATTTCTCCGTGCTCATAGAATCGCAAGACGGCAGCTACATGACTTTCTTG GTGATAGTGAGGTTGCAAGAATTGTTATTGATGAAAGTAATgctgagggagaggaggctAGAAAATTCTTGGAAGATGTTCGTGTTACATTCCCTCAG GTGCTTCGTGTGCTGAAGACTCGACAAGTAACATATTCGGTATTGACCCACTTGAGTGAGTATATTCAAAATCTCCAGAAGACTGGGTTGCTGGAAGAAAAGGAAATGGCCCATCTAGATGATGCTTTGCAG ACAGACTTGAAGAAGTTCAAGAGGAATCCACCATTGGTAAAAATGCCAAGAGTCAGTGATCTTTTGAACACTCATCCGTTAGTTGGTGCACTGCCTGCTGCGATGCGTGATCCTTTATTAAATAGCACAAAAGAAACAGTAAAAGGACATGGCACAATCCTTTATAGAGAGGGCTCAAGGCCAACTGGTATATGGCTTGTTTCGATTGGAGTAGTAAAG TGGACAAGTCAGAGATTAAGCAGCAGGCATTCATTGGATCCAATTTTATCACATGGCAGCACTTTGGGCCTGTTTGAGGTGCTGATTGGAAAACCTTATATCTGTGACATGATTACAGATTCTGTGGTGCACTGCTTCTTCATTGAAGCTGAAAAGATAGAGCAATTGCGTCAATCAGATCCTTCTATTGAGATTTTTCTGTGGCAG GAAAGTGCTCTAGTCGTTGCCAGGCTTTTGCTCCCTATGATGTTTGAGAAAATGGCAACACATGAGCTCAGGGTTCTCATCACTGAAAGATCTACTATGAACATCTACATTAAGGGCGAAGAAATTGAACTTGAGCAGAATTTCATTGGCATCTTACTGGAAGGATTTTTGAAGACCAAGAACCAAACTTTGATCACACCTCCAGGGTTACTGCTACCACCAAATGCCGACTTGAACTTATTTGGTCTCGAGTCATCAG CTATAAACCGCATTGACTACTGTTATACAGCACCCAGCTATCAGGTGGAGGCTAGAGCAAGGATTTTGTTCGTTGAGATAGGGAGGCCCGAAATAGAGGCGGATCTGCAAAGGAGTGCGTCATTGATATCTCAAACCCTTGAACTGCCTCGGACACAAAGCAAGGAGCACAGCGGTTTGCTCAGCTGGCCGGAAAGCTTCAGAAAATCCAGGGGAGCTCAGAATGGTGCCAGCTTAACTGAAATCAGAGACCATCCAGCAAGCTTCTCTGCAAGAGCATTGCAGCTGAGCATGTACGGGAGCATG ATCAATGACATGAAGTCCGGTCAGGGTCAGGGTCAGAGGAGGCAGAGGCATCGTCACACGAAAGCAAGCTCTAATAAAGCGCACAGCTCGTCGTACCCAAGAGTGCCTTCGAGGTCGTCCAACACGCAGAGGCCCCTGCTGTCTGTGCAGTCCGAGGGTGCCAACATGACGACGGCAAggcaggctgctgctgctggtgcttttctgccgccggagccggaggaggcaggacggcggcggcggcgacaacgcaAGGCAATAGAAGAGGACGAGGACAACTCGAGCGATGAGTCGGCCGGGGAAGAGGTGATTGTCATTGTCGATTCTCCCAGCATGCTCACCTTCCGTCAGCCCTCCAGCGCTGCTGATCGATGA
- the LOC127758221 gene encoding sodium/hydrogen exchanger 8 isoform X2 — protein MDNPEAEPDDAVLFVGVSLVLGIASRHLLRGTRVPYTVALLVLGVALGSLEFGTKHGLGKLGAGIRIWANINPDLLLAVFLPALLFESSFSMEIHQIKKCMAQMVLLAGPGVLISTFFLGSALKLTFPYNWNWKTSLLLGGLLSATDPVAVVALLKELGASKKLSTIIEGESLMNDGTAIVVYQLFYRMVLGRTFDAGSIIKFLSEVSLGAVALGLAFGIASVLWLGFIFNDTIIEIALTLAVSYIAFFTAQDALEVSGVLTVMTLGMFYAAFAKTAFKGDSQQSLHHFCGVVIADGVLENNVHFERHGASWGFLLLLYVFVQISRILVVVILYPLLRHFGYGLDLKEATILVWAGLRGAVALSLSLSVKRASDAVQTHLKPVDGTMFVFFTGGIVFLTLIFNGSTTQFLLHLLGMDRLAATKLRILNYTKYEMLNKALEAFGDLRDDEELGPPADWVTVKKYITCLNDLDDEPVHPHAVSDRNDRMHTMNLRDIRVRLLNGVQAAYWGMLEEGRITQATANILMRSVDEAMDLVPTQELCDWKGLRSNVHFPNYYRFLQMSRLPRRLITYFTVERLESGCYICAAFLRAHRIARRQLHDFLGDSEVARIVIDESNAEGEEARKFLEDVRVTFPQVLRVLKTRQVTYSVLTHLSEYIQNLQKTGLLEEKEMAHLDDALQTDLKKFKRNPPLVKMPRVSDLLNTHPLVGALPAAMRDPLLNSTKETVKGHGTILYREGSRPTGIWLVSIGVVKWTSQRLSSRHSLDPILSHGSTLGLFEVLIGKPYICDMITDSVVHCFFIEAEKIEQLRQSDPSIEIFLWQESALVVARLLLPMMFEKMATHELRVLITERSTMNIYIKGEEIELEQNFIGILLEGFLKTKNQTLITPPGLLLPPNADLNLFGLESSAINRIDYCYTAPSYQVEARARILFVEIGRPEIEADLQRSASLISQTLELPRTQSKEHSGLLSWPESFRKSRGAQNGASLTEIRDHPASFSARALQLSMYGSMINDMKSGQGQGQRRQRHRHTKASSNKAHSSSYPRVPSRSSNTQRPLLSVQSEGANMTTARQAAAAGAFLPPEPEEAGRRRRRQRKAIEEDEDNSSDESAGEEVIVIVDSPSMLTFRQPSSAADR, from the exons ATGGACAATCCCGAGGCGGAGCCTGATGACGCGGTGCTCTTCGTGGGGGTCTCCCTCGTCCTCGGCATCGCctcccgccacctcctccgggGCACCCGCGTCCCCTACACCGTCGCCCTCCTCGTCCTCGGCGTCGCCCTCGGATCGCTCG AATTTGGCACAAAACATGGCCTGGGCAAACTCGGAGCCGGCATTCGTATCT GGGCTAACATTAATCCTGATCTTCTTCTGGCTGTTTTTCTACCCGCTCTTCTTTTTGAAAGTTCCTTTTCCATGGAAATACACCAAATCAAG AAATGTATGGCACAAATGGTGTTACTTGCTGGACCTGGTGTGCTAATATCAACCTTTTTCCTAGGCTCTGCTCTAAAG CTCACTTTTCCATACAACTGGAACTGGAAAACATCATTGTTGCTTGGTGGATTGCTTAGTGCAACTGACCCcgttgctgttgttgcactgCTAAAAGAACTTGGCGCAAGTAAAAAGCTTAGTACCATAATTGAGGGAGAATCCTTAATGAATGATGG GACTGCTATTGTTGTGTATCAGTTATTCTATAGGATGGTGCTTGGAAGAACTTTCGATGCAGGATCAATAATAAAATTCTTGTCAGAAGTTTCACTTGGAGC TGTTGCTCTGGGCCTTGCTTTTGGAATTGCATCAGTACTGTGGCTGGGCTTTATTTTTAATGATACAATCATAGAGATCGCGCTTACTCTTGCTGTCAGCTACATTGCTTTCTTCACT GCACAAGATGCACTGGAGGTCTCTGGTGTTTTGACCGTCATGACACTGGGAAT GTTCTATGCCGCTTTTGCAAAAACTGCTTTTAAGGGTGACAGTCAGCAAAGCTTGCATCATTTCTG TGGGGTTGTTATTGCAGATGGAGTACTAGAAAATAATGTCCATTTCGAGAGGCACG GTGCTTCATGGGGCTTCCTTCTTCTGCTCTATGTATTTGTGCAAATTTCTCGGATATTAGTTGTTGTTATTTTGTATCCATTGTTGCGCCACTTTGGGTATGGTTTGGACTTGAAAGAAGCCACAATTCTTGTTTGGGCGGGACTGCGAGGGGCTGTTGCTCTGTCTCTATCATTATCTGTTAAG CGTGCTAGTGATGCAGTTCAGACCCATCTGAAACCAGTTGACGGAACAATG TTTGTGTTCTTCACTGGTGGCATCGTGTTTTTGACATTGATTTTTAATGGTTCTACTACACAATTTTTGTTGCATCTACTTGGAATGGACAGATTAGCAGCAACAAAG CTTCGCATATTGAATTATACAAAATATGAAATGCTAAACAAGGCATTGGAGGCTTTTGGTGATCTTAGGGATGATGAGGAACTTGGTCCTCCTGCTGATTGGGTTACTGTAAAGAAATATATCACATGCTTGAACGACTTGGACGATGAGCCTGTGCATCCTCATGCTGTTTCTGACAGAAATGATCGCATGCATACCATGAACTTAAGGGACATCCGTGTGCGGCTTCTAAATG GTGTCCAAGCTGCTTACTGGGGAATGCTTGAAGAAGGACGAATAACTCAAGCCACTGcaaatattttaatgagatcGGTTGATGAAGCTATGGATCTTGTTCCTACCCAAGAATTATGTGACTGGAAGGGTTTGCGGTCCAATGTCCATTTTCCAAATTACTATAGGTTCCTTCAAATGAGCAGGTTGCCACGAAGGCTTATCACTTACTTCACAGTAGAAAGACTGGAGTCAGGATGTTACATCTGTGCTGCATTTCTCCGTGCTCATAGAATCGCAAGACGGCAGCTACATGACTTTCTTG GTGATAGTGAGGTTGCAAGAATTGTTATTGATGAAAGTAATgctgagggagaggaggctAGAAAATTCTTGGAAGATGTTCGTGTTACATTCCCTCAG GTGCTTCGTGTGCTGAAGACTCGACAAGTAACATATTCGGTATTGACCCACTTGAGTGAGTATATTCAAAATCTCCAGAAGACTGGGTTGCTGGAAGAAAAGGAAATGGCCCATCTAGATGATGCTTTGCAG ACAGACTTGAAGAAGTTCAAGAGGAATCCACCATTGGTAAAAATGCCAAGAGTCAGTGATCTTTTGAACACTCATCCGTTAGTTGGTGCACTGCCTGCTGCGATGCGTGATCCTTTATTAAATAGCACAAAAGAAACAGTAAAAGGACATGGCACAATCCTTTATAGAGAGGGCTCAAGGCCAACTGGTATATGGCTTGTTTCGATTGGAGTAGTAAAG TGGACAAGTCAGAGATTAAGCAGCAGGCATTCATTGGATCCAATTTTATCACATGGCAGCACTTTGGGCCTGTTTGAGGTGCTGATTGGAAAACCTTATATCTGTGACATGATTACAGATTCTGTGGTGCACTGCTTCTTCATTGAAGCTGAAAAGATAGAGCAATTGCGTCAATCAGATCCTTCTATTGAGATTTTTCTGTGGCAG GAAAGTGCTCTAGTCGTTGCCAGGCTTTTGCTCCCTATGATGTTTGAGAAAATGGCAACACATGAGCTCAGGGTTCTCATCACTGAAAGATCTACTATGAACATCTACATTAAGGGCGAAGAAATTGAACTTGAGCAGAATTTCATTGGCATCTTACTGGAAGGATTTTTGAAGACCAAGAACCAAACTTTGATCACACCTCCAGGGTTACTGCTACCACCAAATGCCGACTTGAACTTATTTGGTCTCGAGTCATCAG CTATAAACCGCATTGACTACTGTTATACAGCACCCAGCTATCAGGTGGAGGCTAGAGCAAGGATTTTGTTCGTTGAGATAGGGAGGCCCGAAATAGAGGCGGATCTGCAAAGGAGTGCGTCATTGATATCTCAAACCCTTGAACTGCCTCGGACACAAAGCAAGGAGCACAGCGGTTTGCTCAGCTGGCCGGAAAGCTTCAGAAAATCCAGGGGAGCTCAGAATGGTGCCAGCTTAACTGAAATCAGAGACCATCCAGCAAGCTTCTCTGCAAGAGCATTGCAGCTGAGCATGTACGGGAGCATG ATCAATGACATGAAGTCCGGTCAGGGTCAGGGTCAGAGGAGGCAGAGGCATCGTCACACGAAAGCAAGCTCTAATAAAGCGCACAGCTCGTCGTACCCAAGAGTGCCTTCGAGGTCGTCCAACACGCAGAGGCCCCTGCTGTCTGTGCAGTCCGAGGGTGCCAACATGACGACGGCAAggcaggctgctgctgctggtgcttttctgccgccggagccggaggaggcaggacggcggcggcggcgacaacgcaAGGCAATAGAAGAGGACGAGGACAACTCGAGCGATGAGTCGGCCGGGGAAGAGGTGATTGTCATTGTCGATTCTCCCAGCATGCTCACCTTCCGTCAGCCCTCCAGCGCTGCTGATCGATGA
- the LOC127758223 gene encoding uncharacterized protein LOC127758223 translates to MATTTTTTTTMGGLHRLISRSSCSRRTFAASTPPQRPRAIAVRVRSSSAGVTKSQRQRQRQVKLTYLEINSWVWEVGGARILVDPILAGNLDFGAPWLFDAAKKRLKNLGVQDVLQPPGVDLLLITQSLDDHCHARTLAQLAAAAPDLPVVTTPNARPVLAALPTPFRDVTYLEPGQSTNCNGGGVRILATPGPVLGPPWQRPENGYIMFLLQEEEEDAKGLVYYEPHCVYDRSFLEKEALRADVVITPVVKQLLPANFTLVAGQEDAVELASLLRARYVVPMSNGDVDAKGLLTAVVATEGTVEAFKDMLADTLPEAQLLHPTPGVPLHIHLHHLT, encoded by the coding sequence atggccaccaccaccaccaccaccaccaccatgggcGGCCTCCACCGGCTAATAAGCAGGAGCAGCTGCAGCCGGAGAACcttcgccgcctccacgccgccgcagcgACCCAGAGCGATAGCCGTCCGAGTCCGAAGCAGCAGCGCCGGTGTAACGAAGAGccagaggcagaggcagaggcaggTGAAGCTGACATACCTGGAGATCAACAGCTGGGTGTgggaggtcggcggcgcgcgcaTCCTGGTCGACCCCATCCTCGCCGGCAACCTCGACTTCGGCGCGCCATGGCTCTTCGACGCCGCCAAGAAGCGCCTCAAGAACCTGGGCGTCCAAGATGTGCTGCAGCCTCCGGGGGTCGACCTGCTCCTCATCACGCAGAGCCTCGACGACCACTGCCACGCGCGCACCCTggcccagctcgccgccgccgcccccgacctTCCCGTCGTCACCACCCCCAACGCGCGCCCCGTCCTGGCCGCGCTGCCCACCCCATTCCGCGACGTCACCTACCTGGAGCCCGGGCAATCCACCAactgcaacggcggcggcgtccgcatACTGGCCACCCCTGGGCCCGTGCTGGGGCCCCCATGGCAGCGGCCGGAGAACGGCTACATCATGTTCCTCCTccaggaagaagaggaagacgccAAGGGGCTTGTGTACTACGAGCCGCACTGCGTGTACGACCGGTCCTTCCTGGAGAAGGAGGCGCTGCGTGCCGACGTGGTAATCACGCCCGTCGTGAAGCAGCTCCTCCCGGCCAACTTCACCCTCGTCGCCGGGCAGGAGGACGCCGTGGAGCTGGCCAGCCTGCTGCGGGCAAGGTACGTGGTCCCAATGAGCAACGGCGACGTGGACGCCAAGGGCCtcctcaccgccgtcgtcgccaccgagGGTACGGTGGAGGCCTTCAAGGACATGCTGGCCGACACGCTCCCGGAGGCTCAGCTGCTCCACCCAACGCCCGGCGTCCCACTCCacatccacctccaccaccttaCTTGA
- the LOC127758222 gene encoding sucrose transport protein SUT2, protein MPRRPSGGGGGAGPAAAAVRKVPLRKLLRAASVACGVQFGWALQLSLLTPYVQELGIPHAFASLVWLCGPLSGLLVQPLVGHLSDRIAPAASPLGRRRPFIAAGAASIAAAVLTVGFSADLGRIFGDSITPGSTRLGAIIVYLVGFWLLDVGNNATQGPCRAFLADLTENDPRRTRIANAYFSLFMALGNILGYATGAYSGWYKIFPFTVTPSCSISCANLKSAFLLDIIILVVTTCITVASVQEPQSFGSDEADHPSTEQEAFLWELFGSFRYFTLPVWMVLIVTALTWIGWFPFILFDTDWMGREIYRGSPDDPSITQSYHDGVRMGSFGLMLNSVLLGFTSIVLEKLCRKWGAGLVWGVSNILMALCFVAMLVITYVAKNMDYPPSGVPPTGIVIASLVVFTILGAPLAITYSIPYAMAASRVENLGLGQGLAMGILNLAIVIPQVIVSLGSGPWDQLFGGGNAPAFAVAAAASFIGGLVAILGLPRARIASRRRGHR, encoded by the exons ATGCCGCGGCggcctagcggcggcggcggcggcgctggtcccgcggcggccgcggtgcgCAAGGTCCCCCTGCGGAAGCTTCTGCGTGCGGCGTCGGTGGCGTGCGGCGTGCAGTTCGGGTGGGCGCTGCAGCTCTCCCTGCTGACCCCCTACGTCCAGGAGCTCGGCATCCCGCACGCCTTCGCCAGCCTCGTCTGGCTCTGCGGCCCCCTCTCCGGCCTCCTCGTCCAGCCCCTCGTCGGCCACCTCTCCGACCGcatcgcccccgccgcctcccccctcggccgccgccgccccttcatcgccgccggcgccgcttccATCGCTGCCGCAGTCCTCACCGTCGGATTCTCCGCCGACCTCGGCCGAATCTTCGGCGATTCCATCACCCCGGGCTCCACCCGCCTCGGCGCCATCATCGTCTACCTCGTCGGCTTCTGGCTCCTCGACGTCGGCAACAACGCTACACAGGGACCCTGCAGGGCCTTCCTCGCCGACCTCACCG AGAATGACCCAAGGAGGACTCGGATAGCTAATGCTTACTTCTCATTGTTCATGGCCCTGGGAAACATACTTGGATATGCCACTGGAGCATACAGTGGCTGGTACAAGATATTCCCGTTCACCGTTACTCCATCATGTAGCATCAGCTGTGCCAACCTCAAGTCTGCCTTTCTACTTGATATTATCATTTTGGTGGTCACTACATGCATCACTGTAGCATCAGTGCAAGAGCCTCAATCCTTTGGAAGTGATGAAGCAGATCACCCTAGCACAGAACAGGAAGCTTTCCTCTGGGAACTTTTTGGATCATTCCGGTACTTTACATTACCGGTTTGGATGGTTTTGATTGTTACTGCCCTCACATGGATTGGATGGTTTCCATTTATCCTCTTTGATACCGATTGGATGGGTCGAGAGATCTATCGTGGAAGTCCAGATGATCCAAGTATAACTCAGAGCTATCATGATGGTGTGAGAATGGGTTCTTTTGGTCTGATGCTGAACTCGGTCCTTCTTGGATTCACTTCTATTGTACTAGAGAAGTTATGTCGGAAGTGGGGAGCTGGACTGGTGTGGGGTGTCTCCAATATCCTAATGGCGTTGTGCTTTGTGGCAATGCTTGTAATAACATATGTGGCAAAGAATATGGATTATCCACCTAGTGGAGTACCACCAACCGGCATTGTCATTGCTTCCCTGGTAGTTTTTACAATTTTAGGAGCGCCCCTGGCG ATCACGTACAGTATACCATATGCAATGGCTGCTAGTCGGGTTGAAAATCTGGGACTTGGCCAAG GTCTAGCAATGGGCATTCTTAATTTGGCTATTGTCATACCACAG GTTATTGTGTCACTGGGTAGCGGGCCCTGGGACCAACTGTTTGGTGGTGGCAATGCACCAGCCTTTGCagtggctgctgctgcatctttTATCGGTGGGCTGGTGGCTATTCTGGGCCTTCCACGAGCCCGCATTGCATCAAGGAGGAGAGGTCACCGATAA